From the Dama dama isolate Ldn47 chromosome 24, ASM3311817v1, whole genome shotgun sequence genome, one window contains:
- the CSPG5 gene encoding chondroitin sulfate proteoglycan 5 isoform X3 — MGRAEGGGPGRGPPPLLLLLGVTLVLASGAAPVREAGSAVEADMPVKSVPAWEPRANDTREKAGPPAPGKDETSRTAPGGEQALVGPGVGAEEALEASAAVTGTAWLEADSPGLGGVTAEAGSGDTQALPATRPTPDEALGPSSTSPATLEATEASEPPSPTPGDKPSPGPELPKESPMEVWLNLGGSTPDPHGPEPTYPFQGTLEPHPESDIIDIDYFEGLDGEGRGADLGSFPGSPGTSEHHPDPGGETPSWSLLDLYDDFTPFDESDFYPTTSFYDDLDEEEEEEEDKDAVGGGDLEDENDLLVPTEKPGLGPGTGQPTSRWHAVPPQHTLGMVPGSSIALRPRPGEPGRDLAPSENGTVCRSGFVRHNGSCRSVCDLFPSYCHNGGQCYLVENIGAFCRCNTQDYIWHKGMRCESIITDFQVMCVAVGSAALVLLLLFMMTVFFAKKLYLLKTENSKLRRTKMILVLPTKSRKLSSPA; from the exons ATGGGCCGAGCCGAGGGCGGGGGCCCGGGCCGGGGGCCaccgccgctgctgctgcttctggggGTTACGCTGGTCCTTGCCTCCGGGGCCGCGCCGG TGCGTGAGGCGGGCAGCGCCGTCGAGGCAGACATGCCGGTGAAGAGCGTCCCGGCGTGGGAGCCGCGTGCTAATGACACGCGGGAGAAGGCCGGCCCACCAGCCCCTGGGAAAGATGAGACTTCTCGGACTGCGCCCGGCGGCGAGCAGGCCTTGGTGGGCCCTGGAGTCGGGGCTGAGGAGGCGCTGGAGGCGTCGGCGGCGGTGACAGGCACAGCCTGGCTGGAGGCCGACAGCCCAGGCCTGGGCGGAGTGACCGCAGAGGCGGGCAGCGGCGACACCCAGGCCCTTCCAGCCACGCGCCCGACACCCGACGAGGCCCTCGGGCCGTCCTCGACATCCCCAGCCACCCTCGAGGCTACGGAGGCCAGCgaaccaccctcccccacccctggcgaCAAGCCGAGCCCAGGCCCTGAACTCCCCAAGGAGAGCCCCATGGAGGTTTGGCTGAACCTGGGAGGCAGCACACCTGACCCTCACGGGCCAGAGCCCACGTACCCCTTTCAGGGCACATTAGAGCCCCACCCAGAGTCAGATATAATTGACATCGACTACTTCGAAGGATTGGATGGTGAGGGCCGTGGCGCCGACCTGGGGAGCTTCCCTGGGTCGCCAGGTACCTCAGAGCACCACCCTGATCCCGGGGGAGAGACCCCTTCCTGGAGCCTGCTTGACTTGTACGATGACTTCACCCCCTTTGATGAGTCTGATTTCTACCCTACCACATCCTTCTATGATGACTTggatgaagaggaggaagaagaggaggacaaGGATGCAGTGGGAGGCGGAGACCTGGAAGATGAAAATGACCTTCTAGTGCCCACTGAGAAGCCTGGTCTGGGGCCCGGGACAGGCCAGCCCACCAGTCGGTGGCACGCTGTCCCTCCGCAGCATACTCTGGGGATGGTCCCTGGCAGCAGCATTGCCCTCAGGCCCCGCCCAGGAGAGCCAGGCAGGGACCTGGCCCCAAGCGAGAATGGCACCGTGTGCCGCAGTGGCTTTGTGAGACATAACGGCTCCTGCCGGTCGGTGTGCGACCTCTTCCCAAGTTACTGTCACAATGGCGGCCAGTGCTACCTGGTGGAGAACATTGGGGCCTTCTGCAG GTGCAACACACAGGACTACATCTGGCACAAGGGGATGCGCTGCGAGTCCATCATCACCGACTTCCAGGTGATGTGCGTGGCCGTCGGCTCGGCCGCCCTCGTGCTGCTCCTGCTCTTCATGATGACGGTGTTCTTCGCCAAGAAGCTCTACCTGCTCAAGACAGAGAACAGCAAGCTGCGCAGGACCAA gaTGATTCTAGTGCTCCCCACAAAATCCAGGAAGCTCTCAAGTCCTGCCTGA
- the CSPG5 gene encoding chondroitin sulfate proteoglycan 5 isoform X1, translating to MGRAEGGGPGRGPPPLLLLLGVTLVLASGAAPVREAGSAVEADMPVKSVPAWEPRANDTREKAGPPAPGKDETSRTAPGGEQALVGPGVGAEEALEASAAVTGTAWLEADSPGLGGVTAEAGSGDTQALPATRPTPDEALGPSSTSPATLEATEASEPPSPTPGDKPSPGPELPKESPMEVWLNLGGSTPDPHGPEPTYPFQGTLEPHPESDIIDIDYFEGLDGEGRGADLGSFPGSPGTSEHHPDPGGETPSWSLLDLYDDFTPFDESDFYPTTSFYDDLDEEEEEEEDKDAVGGGDLEDENDLLVPTEKPGLGPGTGQPTSRWHAVPPQHTLGMVPGSSIALRPRPGEPGRDLAPSENGTVCRSGFVRHNGSCRSVCDLFPSYCHNGGQCYLVENIGAFCRCNTQDYIWHKGMRCESIITDFQVMCVAVGSAALVLLLLFMMTVFFAKKLYLLKTENSKLRRTNKFRTPSELHNDNFSLSTIAEGSHPNDDSSAPHKIQEALKSCLKDEEPFNIQNSMSPKLEGGKGDQADLEVNCLQNNLT from the exons ATGGGCCGAGCCGAGGGCGGGGGCCCGGGCCGGGGGCCaccgccgctgctgctgcttctggggGTTACGCTGGTCCTTGCCTCCGGGGCCGCGCCGG TGCGTGAGGCGGGCAGCGCCGTCGAGGCAGACATGCCGGTGAAGAGCGTCCCGGCGTGGGAGCCGCGTGCTAATGACACGCGGGAGAAGGCCGGCCCACCAGCCCCTGGGAAAGATGAGACTTCTCGGACTGCGCCCGGCGGCGAGCAGGCCTTGGTGGGCCCTGGAGTCGGGGCTGAGGAGGCGCTGGAGGCGTCGGCGGCGGTGACAGGCACAGCCTGGCTGGAGGCCGACAGCCCAGGCCTGGGCGGAGTGACCGCAGAGGCGGGCAGCGGCGACACCCAGGCCCTTCCAGCCACGCGCCCGACACCCGACGAGGCCCTCGGGCCGTCCTCGACATCCCCAGCCACCCTCGAGGCTACGGAGGCCAGCgaaccaccctcccccacccctggcgaCAAGCCGAGCCCAGGCCCTGAACTCCCCAAGGAGAGCCCCATGGAGGTTTGGCTGAACCTGGGAGGCAGCACACCTGACCCTCACGGGCCAGAGCCCACGTACCCCTTTCAGGGCACATTAGAGCCCCACCCAGAGTCAGATATAATTGACATCGACTACTTCGAAGGATTGGATGGTGAGGGCCGTGGCGCCGACCTGGGGAGCTTCCCTGGGTCGCCAGGTACCTCAGAGCACCACCCTGATCCCGGGGGAGAGACCCCTTCCTGGAGCCTGCTTGACTTGTACGATGACTTCACCCCCTTTGATGAGTCTGATTTCTACCCTACCACATCCTTCTATGATGACTTggatgaagaggaggaagaagaggaggacaaGGATGCAGTGGGAGGCGGAGACCTGGAAGATGAAAATGACCTTCTAGTGCCCACTGAGAAGCCTGGTCTGGGGCCCGGGACAGGCCAGCCCACCAGTCGGTGGCACGCTGTCCCTCCGCAGCATACTCTGGGGATGGTCCCTGGCAGCAGCATTGCCCTCAGGCCCCGCCCAGGAGAGCCAGGCAGGGACCTGGCCCCAAGCGAGAATGGCACCGTGTGCCGCAGTGGCTTTGTGAGACATAACGGCTCCTGCCGGTCGGTGTGCGACCTCTTCCCAAGTTACTGTCACAATGGCGGCCAGTGCTACCTGGTGGAGAACATTGGGGCCTTCTGCAG GTGCAACACACAGGACTACATCTGGCACAAGGGGATGCGCTGCGAGTCCATCATCACCGACTTCCAGGTGATGTGCGTGGCCGTCGGCTCGGCCGCCCTCGTGCTGCTCCTGCTCTTCATGATGACGGTGTTCTTCGCCAAGAAGCTCTACCTGCTCAAGACAGAGAACAGCAAGCTGCGCAGGACCAA CAAATTCCGGACCCCTTCTGAGCTCCACAACGATAACTTCTCCCTGTCCACCATTGCTGAGGGCTCTCACCCAAAC gaTGATTCTAGTGCTCCCCACAAAATCCAGGAAGCTCTCAAGTCCTGCCTGAAAGACGAGGAGCCATTTAACATCCAGAACTCCATGTCGCCCAAACTCGAGGGTGGCAAGGGTGACCAGGCCGACCTGGAGGTGAACTGTCTTCAGAACAACTTAACCTGA
- the CSPG5 gene encoding chondroitin sulfate proteoglycan 5 isoform X2, whose product MPVKSVPAWEPRANDTREKAGPPAPGKDETSRTAPGGEQALVGPGVGAEEALEASAAVTGTAWLEADSPGLGGVTAEAGSGDTQALPATRPTPDEALGPSSTSPATLEATEASEPPSPTPGDKPSPGPELPKESPMEVWLNLGGSTPDPHGPEPTYPFQGTLEPHPESDIIDIDYFEGLDGEGRGADLGSFPGSPGTSEHHPDPGGETPSWSLLDLYDDFTPFDESDFYPTTSFYDDLDEEEEEEEDKDAVGGGDLEDENDLLVPTEKPGLGPGTGQPTSRWHAVPPQHTLGMVPGSSIALRPRPGEPGRDLAPSENGTVCRSGFVRHNGSCRSVCDLFPSYCHNGGQCYLVENIGAFCRCNTQDYIWHKGMRCESIITDFQVMCVAVGSAALVLLLLFMMTVFFAKKLYLLKTENSKLRRTNKFRTPSELHNDNFSLSTIAEGSHPNDDSSAPHKIQEALKSCLKDEEPFNIQNSMSPKLEGGKGDQADLEVNCLQNNLT is encoded by the exons ATGCCGGTGAAGAGCGTCCCGGCGTGGGAGCCGCGTGCTAATGACACGCGGGAGAAGGCCGGCCCACCAGCCCCTGGGAAAGATGAGACTTCTCGGACTGCGCCCGGCGGCGAGCAGGCCTTGGTGGGCCCTGGAGTCGGGGCTGAGGAGGCGCTGGAGGCGTCGGCGGCGGTGACAGGCACAGCCTGGCTGGAGGCCGACAGCCCAGGCCTGGGCGGAGTGACCGCAGAGGCGGGCAGCGGCGACACCCAGGCCCTTCCAGCCACGCGCCCGACACCCGACGAGGCCCTCGGGCCGTCCTCGACATCCCCAGCCACCCTCGAGGCTACGGAGGCCAGCgaaccaccctcccccacccctggcgaCAAGCCGAGCCCAGGCCCTGAACTCCCCAAGGAGAGCCCCATGGAGGTTTGGCTGAACCTGGGAGGCAGCACACCTGACCCTCACGGGCCAGAGCCCACGTACCCCTTTCAGGGCACATTAGAGCCCCACCCAGAGTCAGATATAATTGACATCGACTACTTCGAAGGATTGGATGGTGAGGGCCGTGGCGCCGACCTGGGGAGCTTCCCTGGGTCGCCAGGTACCTCAGAGCACCACCCTGATCCCGGGGGAGAGACCCCTTCCTGGAGCCTGCTTGACTTGTACGATGACTTCACCCCCTTTGATGAGTCTGATTTCTACCCTACCACATCCTTCTATGATGACTTggatgaagaggaggaagaagaggaggacaaGGATGCAGTGGGAGGCGGAGACCTGGAAGATGAAAATGACCTTCTAGTGCCCACTGAGAAGCCTGGTCTGGGGCCCGGGACAGGCCAGCCCACCAGTCGGTGGCACGCTGTCCCTCCGCAGCATACTCTGGGGATGGTCCCTGGCAGCAGCATTGCCCTCAGGCCCCGCCCAGGAGAGCCAGGCAGGGACCTGGCCCCAAGCGAGAATGGCACCGTGTGCCGCAGTGGCTTTGTGAGACATAACGGCTCCTGCCGGTCGGTGTGCGACCTCTTCCCAAGTTACTGTCACAATGGCGGCCAGTGCTACCTGGTGGAGAACATTGGGGCCTTCTGCAG GTGCAACACACAGGACTACATCTGGCACAAGGGGATGCGCTGCGAGTCCATCATCACCGACTTCCAGGTGATGTGCGTGGCCGTCGGCTCGGCCGCCCTCGTGCTGCTCCTGCTCTTCATGATGACGGTGTTCTTCGCCAAGAAGCTCTACCTGCTCAAGACAGAGAACAGCAAGCTGCGCAGGACCAA CAAATTCCGGACCCCTTCTGAGCTCCACAACGATAACTTCTCCCTGTCCACCATTGCTGAGGGCTCTCACCCAAAC gaTGATTCTAGTGCTCCCCACAAAATCCAGGAAGCTCTCAAGTCCTGCCTGAAAGACGAGGAGCCATTTAACATCCAGAACTCCATGTCGCCCAAACTCGAGGGTGGCAAGGGTGACCAGGCCGACCTGGAGGTGAACTGTCTTCAGAACAACTTAACCTGA